In a genomic window of Chitinophagales bacterium:
- a CDS encoding hotdog fold thioesterase: MASIWKTQPNLEVLNGWRGKGASDTMGIEMIEVGDNFLKAKMPVDERTRQPFGILHGGASCVLAETLGSVAGSLCVEYGKQIVVGLEINANHIRPAKEGWVIGTATPLHLGSTTQVWEIKITNESDKLVCISRLTLAVKDMPKQ, encoded by the coding sequence AATTTGGAGGTGCTGAATGGTTGGCGTGGTAAAGGCGCCAGCGATACCATGGGAATTGAAATGATTGAAGTGGGCGATAATTTCTTAAAAGCAAAAATGCCCGTAGATGAACGAACAAGGCAACCTTTTGGCATTTTACACGGAGGCGCAAGTTGTGTGCTAGCCGAAACACTTGGCAGCGTTGCTGGTAGTTTGTGTGTGGAATATGGTAAACAAATAGTGGTAGGTTTAGAAATAAATGCCAACCACATTCGCCCGGCAAAAGAAGGCTGGGTAATTGGCACAGCCACACCGTTGCATTTGGGTAGCACTACGCAAGTTTGGGAAATAAAAATCACCAACGAATCAGATAAATTAGTTTGCATCAGCCGACTAACACTGGCTGTAAAAGACATGCCGAAACAATAA
- a CDS encoding gliding motility lipoprotein GldH: protein MKQMLYVLALMLVYVLSSCNSNVIFDKNNPLEHESWSYEQPQTFKVAIEDTAVRYNIYVSIRHSFHFEWRNLWVNIATQFPDGEKLSKRVNLLLSEADGRWFGDCSSDNCFIQIPLQENVIFPAEGTYEFVITQDMRVNPLANIRNVGLKVEKVISTAEKN from the coding sequence ATGAAACAAATGCTGTATGTGCTTGCGCTAATGCTTGTATATGTGCTGAGCAGTTGCAACTCCAATGTGATATTTGATAAGAACAATCCATTAGAGCACGAAAGTTGGAGTTATGAGCAGCCGCAAACATTTAAAGTAGCTATTGAAGATACTGCAGTGCGCTACAATATTTATGTAAGCATTCGCCACTCTTTTCATTTTGAATGGCGAAACCTTTGGGTAAATATTGCAACACAGTTTCCTGACGGGGAAAAGTTGTCGAAGCGAGTAAACTTACTGTTGAGCGAAGCCGATGGAAGATGGTTTGGCGATTGCTCCAGCGATAATTGCTTTATTCAAATTCCATTGCAAGAGAATGTGATTTTTCCTGCAGAAGGCACGTATGAGTTTGTAATTACTCAAGATATGCGTGTGAACCCACTTGCCAATATCCGCAATGTAGGCTTAAAGGTTGAAAAGGTAATTTCTACAGCCGAAAAAAACTAA